In a single window of the Streptomyces sp. NBC_00353 genome:
- a CDS encoding amino acid ABC transporter permease, with protein sequence MSAQTDAFPQSRPAPLSENSGKDNDADHLHIVPARRTGQWAAAVVVLLLLALALNSVIRNDAFQWDVVGDYFTTASVLRGLGLTLWLTALVMALGFALGTLLAVLRLSTNRVLQAVSWGYVWLFRSTPILVQLLFWFNIGALYPEILGVRTVNLLGPVTVAVIGLTLHEAAYAAEVVRGGILSVERGQIEAAQSLGLGAWRRFRRIVLPQAMRSIVPPAGNMLIGTLKGTSIVSIIAVQDLLYSVQLVYHRTYQVIPLLLVATLWYVVVTSLLSVGQHYIERHYARGTAGAR encoded by the coding sequence ATGTCTGCGCAGACAGATGCCTTTCCTCAATCACGCCCGGCCCCGCTCTCCGAGAACAGCGGCAAGGACAACGACGCCGACCACCTGCACATCGTCCCTGCGCGCCGAACAGGTCAGTGGGCAGCGGCCGTTGTGGTCCTGCTGCTACTCGCCCTGGCGCTGAACTCCGTCATCCGCAACGACGCCTTCCAGTGGGACGTCGTCGGCGACTACTTCACCACCGCCTCCGTCCTGCGCGGCCTCGGCCTCACCCTCTGGCTCACCGCCCTCGTCATGGCGCTCGGCTTCGCCCTCGGCACACTGCTGGCCGTACTCAGACTCTCCACCAACCGCGTGCTCCAGGCGGTCAGTTGGGGCTACGTCTGGCTCTTCAGGTCCACCCCGATCCTGGTCCAGCTGCTCTTCTGGTTCAACATCGGCGCGCTCTACCCGGAGATCCTCGGTGTCCGTACGGTGAACCTCCTCGGGCCCGTCACGGTCGCCGTCATCGGCCTCACCCTGCACGAGGCCGCGTACGCGGCCGAAGTGGTCCGCGGTGGCATCCTGTCCGTCGAGCGCGGGCAGATCGAGGCCGCACAGTCGCTGGGCCTCGGCGCCTGGCGCCGGTTCCGCCGGATCGTGCTGCCGCAGGCGATGCGCTCCATCGTCCCGCCCGCCGGGAACATGCTGATCGGCACGCTCAAGGGCACCTCGATCGTCAGCATCATCGCCGTGCAGGACCTGCTCTATTCGGTGCAGCTCGTGTACCACCGCACCTACCAGGTGATCCCGCTGCTGCTTGTCGCCACTCTCTGGTACGTGGTGGTCACCTCGCTGCTCAGCGTCGGCCAGCACTACATCGAACGGCACTACGCCCGTGGCACGGCGGGTGCCCGGTGA
- a CDS encoding FAD/NAD(P)-binding protein yields MSVGPALVIVGAGPRGTGLIERIAANAPELYEGRRLDIHLVDPHPPGGGRIWRHDQSPLLWMNSMAEDVTMFTDDTVQQEGPIRPGPALHTWAAGVRDGRVTPEVEPELLAQIKALGGQDFPSRRLQSAYLTWVYEQAVAALPAGITVHRHRGHALRVTGQRDGRQHVWLEGRDEPLTADLVVLTIGHLDAEPAPEHVELTEFADRHGLVHLPPDFTADSDLTALPAGEPVIVRGFGLAFIDLMVLLTEGRGGRYENGEYLPSGKEPVLHIGSRRGVPYHSKIGYGWQGERPPLPRFLGPDQAEELLSRPGPLDFRRDVWPLVDKELGYAHYHRLFTVHAERTTVDRQVFEEKYAAAEPGSQELRALVVAAVPDPADRLDLEALDHPLDGVRHPSYDALQVGLRDYITADLDRRHDPAHSEDLAVFLGLLSVYGQLMRFGDIGGWWHGFFSYLASGPPGPRLHQLLALSRAGVVRFLGAGMTVEADEERGVFRAGSATVPGEWIEARALVEARLPDPSLERTRSPILQSLYEDGAAATATGLLSVDPDDGRILGRDGRPHPRRFALGPHTTARVSGAFTRPRTGGPAFRQNDATARTALAFLCDLLCSDGGDRSNGTDGSGRLSA; encoded by the coding sequence GTGAGCGTCGGACCGGCTCTCGTCATCGTCGGCGCCGGGCCGCGCGGCACCGGCCTCATCGAGCGCATCGCCGCCAACGCCCCCGAGCTGTACGAGGGCCGGCGGCTGGACATCCATCTCGTCGACCCGCACCCGCCCGGCGGCGGCCGGATCTGGCGGCACGACCAGTCCCCGTTGCTCTGGATGAACTCCATGGCCGAGGACGTCACCATGTTCACCGACGACACGGTCCAGCAGGAGGGACCGATACGTCCGGGGCCCGCACTGCACACCTGGGCGGCCGGCGTCCGCGACGGCCGGGTCACCCCGGAGGTCGAACCGGAACTCCTCGCCCAGATAAAGGCGTTGGGAGGCCAGGACTTCCCGAGCAGACGGCTGCAGAGCGCCTATCTGACATGGGTGTACGAGCAGGCGGTGGCCGCACTTCCGGCGGGCATCACCGTGCATCGGCACCGTGGACACGCCCTGCGCGTCACCGGACAGCGCGACGGCCGTCAGCACGTCTGGCTGGAGGGCCGCGACGAACCGCTGACCGCCGACCTCGTCGTGCTCACCATCGGTCACCTGGATGCCGAACCCGCCCCCGAACACGTCGAGTTGACCGAGTTCGCGGACCGGCACGGGCTGGTCCACCTGCCGCCCGACTTCACCGCCGACAGCGACCTGACCGCCCTGCCCGCCGGTGAACCGGTCATCGTCCGGGGCTTCGGGCTCGCCTTCATCGATCTGATGGTGCTGCTGACCGAGGGACGCGGCGGACGGTACGAGAACGGCGAGTACCTGCCCTCCGGGAAGGAGCCCGTGCTGCACATCGGATCGCGGCGCGGTGTCCCGTACCACTCCAAGATCGGCTACGGCTGGCAGGGCGAACGGCCGCCGCTGCCACGCTTCCTGGGCCCGGACCAGGCCGAAGAGCTGCTGAGCCGGCCCGGCCCGCTCGACTTCCGGCGCGATGTGTGGCCACTCGTCGACAAGGAACTCGGATACGCCCACTACCACCGGCTCTTCACCGTCCACGCCGAGCGCACGACCGTCGACCGGCAGGTCTTCGAGGAGAAGTACGCGGCCGCCGAACCGGGCAGCCAGGAACTGCGTGCCCTCGTCGTCGCCGCCGTCCCCGACCCCGCCGACCGGCTCGACCTCGAAGCGCTCGACCACCCGCTGGACGGCGTGCGCCACCCGTCGTACGACGCACTCCAGGTCGGGCTGCGCGACTACATCACCGCCGACCTCGACCGCCGGCACGACCCCGCCCACAGCGAGGACCTCGCCGTCTTCCTCGGACTGCTCTCCGTCTACGGGCAGTTGATGCGGTTCGGTGACATCGGCGGCTGGTGGCACGGCTTCTTCAGCTACCTCGCGTCCGGCCCGCCGGGACCACGGCTGCACCAGCTGCTCGCGCTCTCCAGGGCCGGGGTCGTCCGCTTCCTCGGTGCGGGGATGACCGTCGAGGCGGACGAGGAACGGGGCGTCTTCCGGGCCGGCAGCGCCACCGTGCCGGGGGAGTGGATCGAGGCCCGCGCACTGGTCGAGGCCCGGCTGCCGGATCCGTCACTGGAGCGCACCCGCAGCCCGATCCTTCAGTCGCTGTACGAGGACGGAGCCGCCGCCACCGCCACCGGGCTGCTCTCCGTCGACCCCGACGACGGCCGGATCCTGGGCCGTGACGGCCGCCCGCACCCCCGGCGCTTCGCCCTCGGCCCGCACACCACCGCGCGGGTCAGCGGCGCCTTCACCCGGCCGCGCACCGGCGGCCCGGCGTTCCGGCAGAACGACGCCACCGCACGGACGGCTCTGGCGTTCCTTTGCGACCTGCTCTGTAGCGACGGCGGCGACCGCAGCAACGGAACGGACGGCAGCGGCCGCCTCAGCGCCTGA
- a CDS encoding amino acid ABC transporter permease produces the protein MSLTSDPPLDKATGPRADDASAIDYGALTVVPVRHPWRWAAVVATAVLLAQFLHGLVTNPGWEWDVFARFFTAETILKAVWITLQLTFYGTVLGFALGIVLAFMRLSASPFLGAVAYAYIWAFRSIPLIVQLLFWFNLAYLYKELQFGIPFGPGFFSFDTMNLVGAMSAAVLGLALHQAAYAAEIVRGGVLAVDSGQLEAAAALGIPRHRQLWRIVLPQAMRSILPNAANEIISLFKGTSIVSVMAIGELFYQVQVVYGRNGRVVPLLMVATVWYILLTTVLSVLQYYVERHYAKGAAR, from the coding sequence ATGTCGCTTACCAGCGATCCACCTCTCGACAAAGCGACCGGTCCACGGGCCGATGACGCCTCCGCCATCGACTACGGCGCGCTCACCGTCGTCCCGGTGCGCCACCCCTGGCGCTGGGCCGCCGTCGTCGCCACCGCCGTCCTGCTCGCCCAGTTCCTGCACGGTCTGGTGACCAACCCCGGCTGGGAGTGGGACGTCTTCGCCCGCTTCTTCACCGCCGAGACCATCCTCAAGGCCGTCTGGATCACCCTCCAACTGACCTTCTACGGAACGGTGCTCGGCTTCGCGCTCGGCATCGTGCTCGCCTTCATGCGGCTGTCGGCCAGCCCGTTCCTCGGCGCGGTCGCCTACGCGTACATCTGGGCGTTCCGCTCCATACCACTCATCGTCCAGCTGCTCTTCTGGTTCAACCTCGCCTACCTCTACAAGGAGTTGCAGTTCGGCATCCCGTTCGGGCCCGGCTTCTTCTCCTTCGACACGATGAACCTCGTCGGCGCGATGAGCGCGGCCGTCCTCGGGCTCGCACTGCACCAGGCGGCCTACGCGGCGGAGATCGTCCGCGGCGGCGTTCTCGCCGTGGACAGCGGCCAGTTGGAGGCGGCCGCCGCGCTCGGGATCCCCCGGCACCGGCAGTTGTGGCGGATCGTGCTGCCGCAGGCGATGCGTTCCATCCTGCCGAACGCCGCCAACGAGATCATCTCGCTCTTCAAGGGCACCTCGATCGTCTCCGTGATGGCGATCGGCGAACTCTTCTACCAGGTGCAGGTCGTCTACGGACGCAACGGCAGGGTCGTGCCTCTGCTGATGGTGGCCACCGTCTGGTACATCCTCCTGACCACCGTGCTCTCCGTCCTCCAGTACTACGTCGAACGTCACTACGCCAAGGGGGCCGCGCGATGA
- a CDS encoding amino acid ABC transporter ATP-binding protein — MVEIRAVHKSFGTLEVLRGIDLSVRSGEVTVVLGPSGSGKSTLLRTINHLEKVDNGWISVDGTLVGYRRDGNKLYELREREVLRQRTRIGFVFQNFNLFPHLTVLENIIEAPVSALRRPRKDAVAAAEKLLARVGLADKAGAYPKQLSGGQQQRVAIARALALEPKLLLFDEPTSALDPELVGEVLDVIKDLAHGGTTMIVVTHEIGFAREVADTVVFMDEGRIVEQGAPADVLDRPEHPRTRAFLSKVL, encoded by the coding sequence ATGGTCGAGATCCGCGCCGTGCACAAGAGCTTCGGCACCCTCGAAGTCCTGCGCGGCATCGATCTGTCCGTTCGCTCCGGAGAGGTGACCGTCGTCCTCGGCCCTTCCGGGTCCGGCAAATCCACCCTGCTGCGCACCATCAACCACCTGGAGAAGGTCGACAACGGCTGGATCAGCGTCGACGGCACCCTGGTCGGCTACCGCAGGGACGGCAACAAACTGTACGAGCTCCGCGAGCGTGAGGTCCTGCGCCAGCGCACCCGGATCGGCTTCGTCTTCCAGAACTTCAATCTCTTCCCGCACCTCACGGTCCTGGAGAACATCATCGAGGCGCCGGTCTCCGCCCTGCGCCGCCCCCGCAAGGACGCGGTCGCCGCCGCCGAGAAGCTCCTCGCCCGGGTCGGACTCGCCGACAAGGCGGGGGCGTACCCGAAGCAGCTCTCCGGCGGGCAACAGCAACGCGTCGCCATCGCCCGCGCGCTCGCTCTCGAACCGAAGCTGCTGCTCTTCGACGAGCCGACCTCGGCGCTCGACCCCGAGCTGGTCGGCGAAGTCCTCGATGTCATAAAGGACTTGGCGCACGGCGGCACCACGATGATCGTCGTCACGCACGAGATCGGCTTCGCCCGCGAGGTCGCCGACACCGTCGTCTTCATGGACGAGGGACGGATCGTCGAGCAGGGCGCCCCCGCCGACGTACTCGACCGTCCGGAACATCCGCGCACCCGCGCCTTCCTCTCCAAGGTCCTGTGA
- a CDS encoding ABC transporter substrate-binding protein, with amino-acid sequence MSVRRTLATTLATLTAAGLLTACGTSDAATDEINPKGQRGTGINIGPDQHRIREKKVDAIAAKVPAAVRERGTLRLGASADASPPLGFYATDDKTRIGSEIDIATLIADTLGLKPEFEEVSWENLFVGLDSSKFDGVLSNVTVTEERKEKYDFATYRLDNIAFEAKKGSGWKVKGPKDVAGKTVAVASGTNQEKILVDWSEQNVKAGRKPVDIKYFQKDTDYYLALQSGRIDGYLGPSPSVNYHVASAAQSEVVGTLSGGGDGLQGKIAATTKKDSGLVEAYAAAIDHIIEDGSYAKVLGRWGLSNEAVEKSEINPPGLPKPKN; translated from the coding sequence GTGTCCGTCCGCCGTACCCTCGCCACCACGCTCGCCACCCTCACCGCCGCCGGACTCCTCACGGCCTGCGGTACGAGCGACGCCGCCACCGACGAGATCAACCCGAAGGGACAGCGGGGCACCGGCATCAACATCGGGCCCGACCAGCACCGGATCCGGGAGAAGAAGGTCGACGCCATCGCGGCGAAGGTGCCGGCCGCCGTCCGCGAACGCGGCACGCTGCGGCTGGGCGCGAGCGCCGACGCCTCGCCCCCGCTCGGCTTCTACGCCACCGACGACAAGACCCGGATCGGCTCCGAGATCGACATAGCGACCCTGATCGCCGACACGCTCGGGCTGAAGCCCGAGTTCGAGGAGGTCTCCTGGGAGAACCTCTTCGTCGGCCTCGACAGCTCCAAGTTCGACGGCGTCCTGTCGAACGTCACAGTCACCGAGGAACGCAAGGAGAAGTACGACTTCGCGACCTACCGGCTCGACAACATCGCCTTCGAGGCCAAGAAGGGCTCCGGCTGGAAGGTGAAGGGCCCCAAGGACGTGGCGGGGAAGACCGTCGCCGTCGCGTCCGGCACCAACCAGGAGAAGATCCTCGTCGACTGGAGCGAGCAGAACGTCAAGGCCGGGCGCAAGCCGGTGGACATCAAGTACTTCCAGAAGGACACCGACTACTACCTGGCCCTGCAGTCCGGCCGGATCGACGGCTATCTCGGCCCCAGCCCGTCGGTGAACTACCACGTGGCGTCGGCGGCCCAGTCCGAGGTCGTCGGCACGCTGTCGGGCGGCGGCGACGGCCTCCAGGGGAAGATCGCCGCCACCACGAAGAAGGACAGCGGCCTGGTCGAGGCGTACGCGGCCGCCATCGACCACATCATCGAAGACGGCTCGTACGCCAAGGTCCTGGGGCGCTGGGGGCTCTCCAACGAGGCCGTCGAGAAGTCCGAGATCAACCCGCCCGGCCTTCCCAAGCCCAAGAACTGA
- a CDS encoding LLM class flavin-dependent oxidoreductase, whose protein sequence is MSATTALHLAAEIGGPPHYDARHYVELARLAERGTLDFVTLGDSFARPGLDALAVLSRVAPATRRIGLVPTVTTTHTEPFHVSSAVATLDWVSRGRAGWSAEVSTTEAEARLFGRRSAAPAAELWREAGETADVGARLWDSWEDDAEIRDVATGRFVDRDKLHYVDFEGATFTVRGPAIVPRPPQGHPVTVIDGTGGPGQEAAARHADVVLVRATGPEQAAGIRADVRHRAAAYGRDPDTLRVLVALTVDLGDAETAPEPGLESGPPLAAGGSYYRGGPVDLAELIAQWHRAGAVDGFHLTPITPERDLERIVNGTVALLQHRSLFRTFYPGGTLREHLGLARPANRYALAEGRA, encoded by the coding sequence ATGTCTGCCACCACCGCTCTTCACCTGGCCGCCGAGATCGGCGGCCCACCCCACTACGACGCCCGGCACTACGTCGAGCTCGCCCGGCTCGCCGAGCGCGGGACACTCGACTTCGTGACCCTCGGCGACTCGTTCGCCCGCCCCGGGCTCGACGCGCTCGCCGTGCTCTCCCGGGTCGCGCCCGCCACCCGCAGGATCGGGCTGGTGCCGACCGTCACCACCACCCACACCGAGCCGTTCCATGTCTCGTCCGCCGTGGCCACCCTGGACTGGGTGAGCCGCGGCCGGGCGGGCTGGAGCGCCGAGGTGTCGACGACCGAGGCCGAGGCCCGGCTGTTCGGCCGGCGGTCCGCCGCGCCCGCCGCCGAGCTGTGGCGCGAGGCGGGCGAAACCGCCGATGTCGGCGCCCGGCTGTGGGACAGCTGGGAGGACGACGCGGAGATCCGGGATGTCGCCACCGGCCGCTTCGTCGACCGCGACAAGCTGCACTACGTCGACTTCGAGGGCGCGACGTTCACCGTCCGCGGACCGGCCATCGTGCCCAGGCCCCCGCAGGGCCACCCGGTCACCGTGATCGACGGGACGGGAGGACCGGGCCAGGAGGCCGCCGCGCGCCACGCCGATGTCGTACTCGTACGGGCCACCGGGCCCGAGCAGGCCGCGGGCATCCGGGCGGACGTACGGCACCGCGCCGCGGCGTACGGCCGCGACCCCGACACCCTGCGGGTGCTGGTGGCGCTCACCGTCGACCTCGGGGACGCCGAGACCGCGCCGGAACCCGGTCTGGAGAGCGGACCGCCGCTCGCCGCCGGGGGCTCGTACTACCGGGGCGGCCCGGTCGACCTCGCCGAACTGATCGCCCAGTGGCACCGGGCCGGAGCCGTCGACGGCTTCCACCTCACGCCCATCACACCGGAGCGCGATCTCGAACGGATCGTCAACGGAACCGTGGCCCTGCTTCAGCACCGCAGCCTGTTCCGCACCTTCTACCCGGGAGGCACGCTCCGCGAGCACCTGGGACTGGCGCGCCCGGCGAACCGATACGCCCTTGCGGAGGGACGAGCATGA
- a CDS encoding NtaA/DmoA family FMN-dependent monooxygenase (This protein belongs to a clade of FMN-dependent monooxygenases, within a broader family of flavin-dependent oxidoreductases, the luciferase-like monooxygenase (LMM) family, some of whose members use coenzyme F420 rather than FMN.) has product MTAPTRKQMHLAAHFPGVNNTTVWTDPRSKSQIDFSSFEHLARTAERGRFDFFFLAEGLRLREHNGRIHDLDVVGRPESLTVLSALAAVTDRLGLAATVNATFNEPYELARRLATLDHLSDGRAAWNVVTSSDAFTGENFRRGGYLDRADRYTRAAEFVATARELWDTWTPDGTPRPFRHQGRHFTIEGEFTVPRSPQGHPVVIQAGDSPEGREFAASAADVIFTRHGTLEAGRTFYSDVKARLAKYGRQPDDLKIMPGVTFVLGDSDAEAQERAAEIRRQQISPQNAILALEQVWGRDLSSYDPDGPLPEIDPDPDSGLVQGRVRIGDPLAVAARWRALSEAKGLSIRQTVIETTGRQSFIGSPETVASELVEFVSTDAADGFILVPHLTPGGLDDFVDRVVPLLQERGAFRSEYTGLTLRSHLGLADPVGKD; this is encoded by the coding sequence ATGACCGCACCGACGCGGAAGCAGATGCATCTGGCGGCCCACTTCCCCGGCGTGAACAACACCACCGTCTGGACCGACCCCCGCTCGAAGAGCCAGATCGACTTCTCCTCCTTCGAGCACCTCGCCCGCACGGCGGAACGCGGCAGGTTCGACTTCTTCTTCCTCGCGGAGGGGCTCCGGCTGCGCGAGCACAACGGGCGGATCCACGATCTGGACGTGGTCGGCCGACCCGAGTCCCTCACGGTGCTGAGCGCCCTGGCCGCCGTCACCGACCGGCTCGGTCTCGCCGCCACCGTCAACGCGACCTTCAACGAGCCGTACGAACTGGCCCGGCGGCTCGCCACCCTCGACCACCTCAGCGACGGCCGGGCCGCCTGGAACGTCGTCACCTCCTCCGACGCCTTCACCGGGGAGAACTTCCGGCGCGGCGGCTATCTCGACCGGGCCGACCGCTACACCCGGGCCGCCGAGTTCGTCGCCACGGCCCGTGAACTGTGGGACACCTGGACCCCCGACGGAACCCCGCGCCCCTTCCGTCACCAGGGGCGGCACTTCACCATCGAGGGCGAGTTCACCGTCCCGCGCTCCCCGCAGGGCCACCCGGTCGTCATCCAGGCCGGGGACTCCCCGGAGGGCCGAGAGTTCGCCGCGTCCGCCGCCGACGTCATCTTCACCCGGCACGGCACCCTGGAGGCGGGCCGCACCTTCTACTCCGACGTCAAGGCGCGGCTGGCGAAGTACGGCCGGCAACCCGACGATCTGAAGATCATGCCCGGGGTCACCTTCGTCCTCGGCGACAGCGACGCCGAGGCCCAGGAGCGGGCGGCCGAGATCCGGCGCCAGCAGATCTCCCCGCAGAACGCGATCCTCGCCCTGGAACAGGTCTGGGGCCGCGACCTCTCCTCGTACGATCCGGACGGGCCGCTCCCCGAGATCGACCCGGACCCCGATTCCGGGCTGGTCCAGGGCCGGGTCAGGATCGGTGACCCGCTCGCCGTCGCGGCTCGGTGGCGCGCGCTGTCCGAGGCCAAGGGGTTGTCCATCCGGCAGACGGTCATCGAGACGACGGGGCGGCAGTCGTTCATCGGCAGCCCGGAGACGGTCGCCTCGGAGCTCGTCGAGTTCGTCTCGACCGACGCGGCCGACGGCTTCATCCTCGTACCGCATCTCACCCCGGGCGGCCTCGACGACTTCGTCGACCGGGTCGTCCCGCTCCTCCAGGAACGCGGAGCCTTCCGCTCCGAATACACCGGTCTCACTCTCCGGTCCCATCTCGGGCTGGCCGATCCGGTAGGGAAGGATTGA
- a CDS encoding DUF1684 domain-containing protein, with product MSTDTQQAQQVGQAEQAEQAEQEWIRWHEERTATVSAPYGPLSLTGTHWLSDHPEGRIPAVPGQWREDGDEVVLTAVAEDGLTVDGKPFTGEVRLTADGVAIETSRVAHGERRLVVLSREGLWAVRDFDPDSEARKTFRAIEATSYDARWALTGTFRPYDTTRSVRVENADGVERGLGLGGEIAFEVDGTEHTLQVTVEQDGSLWAVFADATSGRSSFRFRFLRPAAPAEDGSVTVDLNRAVLPPCAFADHFICPFPPPGNTLPVAVEAGERNRIDN from the coding sequence ATGAGCACGGACACGCAGCAGGCGCAACAAGTGGGACAGGCGGAGCAGGCGGAGCAGGCGGAGCAGGAATGGATCCGCTGGCACGAGGAGCGCACCGCCACGGTCTCGGCACCGTACGGACCGCTCTCCCTCACCGGCACGCACTGGCTGTCCGACCACCCGGAGGGTCGAATTCCGGCCGTCCCCGGGCAGTGGCGGGAGGACGGCGACGAGGTGGTGCTCACAGCCGTGGCCGAGGACGGGCTCACCGTCGACGGGAAGCCCTTCACCGGCGAGGTGCGGCTCACCGCGGACGGCGTTGCGATCGAAACCTCCCGCGTCGCACACGGCGAGCGGCGGCTGGTCGTGCTGAGCCGTGAAGGGCTGTGGGCGGTACGGGACTTCGACCCGGACTCCGAAGCGCGAAAGACCTTCCGGGCCATCGAGGCGACGTCGTACGACGCCCGCTGGGCGCTGACGGGCACCTTCCGTCCGTACGACACCACCCGCTCGGTCCGGGTCGAGAACGCCGACGGAGTCGAGCGCGGACTCGGTCTCGGCGGAGAGATCGCCTTCGAGGTGGACGGAACGGAGCACACCCTCCAGGTCACCGTCGAGCAGGACGGCTCGCTCTGGGCGGTCTTCGCCGACGCCACCAGCGGGAGGAGCAGCTTTCGCTTCCGCTTCCTGCGGCCCGCGGCGCCGGCCGAGGACGGCAGTGTGACGGTCGACCTCAACCGCGCCGTGCTGCCGCCGTGCGCCTTCGCCGACCACTTCATCTGCCCCTTCCCGCCCCCCGGCAACACCCTTCCCGTCGCCGTCGAGGCGGGGGAGCGGAACCGGATCGACAACTGA
- a CDS encoding S1 family peptidase, with protein MRIKRTTPLSGMARRSRVVAISAGLVAVAALAVPSAHANSTGTFSANQLTAASDAVLGADIAGTAWNVDPATKTLRVTVDSTVSQAEIKQIKKSAGANAGALRIERTSGTFNKLLSGGDAIYAPGWRCSLGFNVRSGSTYYFLTAGHCTDGNPPWYTNSSNSTSIGPTVGSSFPTNDYGIVRYDNASVAHAGTVGSQDITSAANATVGMSVTRRGSTTGIHSGTVTALNATVNYGGGDIVYGMIQTNVCAEPGDSGGPLYSGTRAIGLTSGGSGNCSSGGTTFFQPVTEALSAYGVSVY; from the coding sequence GTGAGGATCAAGCGCACTACCCCCCTCAGCGGCATGGCGAGACGAAGCAGGGTCGTCGCGATCTCCGCAGGCCTTGTCGCTGTCGCCGCTCTCGCCGTGCCCAGCGCCCACGCCAACTCCACCGGGACGTTCAGCGCCAACCAGCTCACCGCCGCGAGCGACGCCGTGCTCGGCGCGGACATAGCCGGAACCGCCTGGAACGTCGACCCGGCGACCAAGACCCTGCGGGTCACGGTCGACAGCACGGTCTCCCAGGCCGAGATCAAGCAGATCAAGAAGTCCGCCGGAGCCAACGCCGGCGCACTGCGGATCGAGCGCACGTCCGGCACCTTCAACAAGCTGCTCTCCGGCGGCGACGCCATCTACGCGCCCGGCTGGCGCTGTTCGCTGGGCTTCAACGTCCGTAGCGGCAGCACCTACTACTTCCTGACCGCCGGTCACTGCACCGACGGCAACCCGCCGTGGTACACCAACTCGTCGAACTCCACGAGCATCGGCCCGACGGTCGGATCGAGCTTCCCGACCAACGACTACGGCATCGTGCGGTACGACAACGCCTCGGTCGCCCACGCGGGCACCGTCGGCAGCCAGGACATCACCAGCGCGGCCAACGCCACGGTCGGTATGTCCGTCACCCGCCGCGGCTCCACCACCGGCATCCACAGCGGAACCGTCACCGCCCTCAACGCCACGGTCAACTACGGCGGCGGCGACATCGTCTACGGCATGATCCAGACAAACGTGTGTGCGGAGCCCGGCGACTCGGGTGGCCCGCTCTACTCCGGCACCAGGGCGATCGGACTCACTTCGGGCGGCAGCGGCAACTGCAGCTCCGGTGGTACGACGTTCTTCCAGCCGGTCACCGAGGCGCTCAGCGCATACGGCGTCAGCGTCTACTGA
- a CDS encoding DUF4231 domain-containing protein, which translates to MTAIPGPLQSLVFRNADLPALFHHTDAIAIARQREAVNTTRWQLILLVAGAIPAALPWHWEVADTFQLTDSVGVLAYLGVLITTYLSSRRKAKSHWQLNRSAAEFIKSMCWRYSVHGSPFDTGTQHPEAVFANRLEEGLQELRKVGWPDPRERMTDSGGLITDSMRELRDKAFTVRKETYVRDRLIEQRSWYRRRQEVSRRATLVWSTTIAALTAFALVLALLRMFSVGQSFAATGVLSAAAAACLAWSEMRRHHPLISAHSLVEKDLESMQVAMETTLTERQWPRAVFETERIVSPQHTDWLARHQM; encoded by the coding sequence ATGACGGCGATTCCCGGACCACTGCAGAGCCTGGTCTTCCGGAACGCTGATCTACCGGCGCTCTTTCACCACACGGACGCCATCGCGATCGCACGGCAGCGGGAGGCGGTGAATACCACCCGCTGGCAGCTGATCCTGCTGGTCGCGGGCGCGATACCGGCAGCGCTTCCCTGGCACTGGGAGGTTGCTGACACGTTCCAACTGACCGACTCCGTCGGCGTGTTGGCCTACCTGGGCGTCCTGATCACGACCTACCTCTCATCCCGCCGCAAAGCAAAGTCGCATTGGCAATTAAACCGCTCCGCGGCAGAGTTCATCAAGTCGATGTGCTGGCGTTACTCGGTGCACGGCTCCCCTTTCGACACCGGCACCCAGCACCCCGAAGCAGTGTTCGCAAATCGTCTCGAAGAGGGACTGCAGGAGCTCCGGAAGGTGGGGTGGCCGGACCCCCGTGAGCGTATGACAGATTCGGGCGGACTCATCACGGATTCCATGCGCGAGTTACGGGACAAAGCGTTCACCGTACGCAAGGAGACATATGTACGGGATCGGCTGATCGAACAGCGCAGTTGGTACCGTCGCCGTCAGGAGGTGTCCCGGCGCGCCACCCTGGTCTGGTCGACCACGATCGCCGCGCTGACCGCCTTCGCTCTGGTCCTTGCCCTGTTGAGGATGTTCTCCGTCGGACAGTCCTTCGCCGCGACCGGAGTGCTGTCCGCGGCTGCCGCGGCCTGTCTGGCGTGGAGCGAGATGCGCCGCCACCATCCCCTGATCTCCGCCCATTCGCTGGTGGAGAAGGATCTGGAGTCGATGCAGGTCGCGATGGAGACCACACTCACCGAACGGCAGTGGCCCCGGGCGGTTTTCGAGACCGAGCGCATCGTCTCCCCGCAGCACACCGACTGGCTCGCCCGACACCAGATGTGA